In Anopheles gambiae chromosome 2, idAnoGambNW_F1_1, whole genome shotgun sequence, a single window of DNA contains:
- the LOC3290412 gene encoding serpin B5: protein MVLFSVLLTSSVAIDVPPDPTTDDAIVAANNKFTLEYFKACYDEKCNCAVSPYHVRLALSMFYPLAGAAVQEDFQVAFGLPEDVHAAIEQQQRLAQQLHDGQHLKALSFVLVEETLRLDSEFERLFHRTFQTTVEPVDLTDDIPSALAVNSFYQRANTEIEDFIGEGDVFSLPPCHKLMLFSGVSVLTPLAIRFNPADTALELFQFINAPTQRVSTMHTTAFVRRCLHNELRCKVVDMPFDAASGLSMLVLLPYDGTELRQIVNSITPAHLAQIDERLQSCWTDLKLPKFFVREKTDPKQTLGKLGYGGVFEIDDLHVFHDSGRTRLNGFIQHCYLAVSESGSGIPAPPDTPSEFEFHANRPFMFLIRRTMDGNVLQVGNFSKYIDPDEQF, encoded by the exons ATGGTGTTGTTCTCTGTGCTCTTGACCTCTTCTGTGGCCATCGATGTCCCCCCCG ATCCCACGACGGATGATGCGATTGTAGCGGCGAACAACAAATTTACGCTCGAGTACTTCAAG GCATGCTACGATGAGAAGTGCAACTGTGCCGTCTCGCCGTATCACGTGCGGTTGGCACTGTCGATGTTCTATCCGCTTGCCGGTGCTGCAGTACAGGAAGACTTCCAGGTCGCGTTCGGGCTGCCGGAAGATGTGCATGCAGCCattgagcagcagcaacggctaGCTCAGCAGCTGCACGATGGCCAACACCTGAAGGCACTTTCGTTCGTGCTGGTGGAGGAAACTCTCCGGCTGGACAGTGAGTTTGAGCGACTGTTTCACCGCACCTTTCAGACCACGGTCGAGCCGGTCGATCTGACGGATGACATACCGTCCGCGCTGGCCGTTAATTCTTTCTACCAGCGTGCCAACACCGAGATTGAAGATTTCATCGGCGAGGGCGATGTGTTTTCGTTGCCTCCCTGTCACAAGCTGATGCTGTTCAGCGGTGTGTCCGTGCTGACACCGTTGGCGATTCGGTTCAATCCTGCCGATACGGCGCTGGAGCTGTTTCAATTTATAAATGCGCCAACCCAGCGTGTGTCCACCATGCACACGACAGCCTTCGTTCGTCGCTGCCTGCACAACGAGCTCCGCTGTAAGGTGGTGGACATGCCCTTCGATGCAGCCAGCGGACTGTCCATGCTGGTGCTGCTACCGTACGACGGCACGGAGCTACGCCAGATCGTGAACAGCATCACACCGGCCCACCTGGCGCAGATCGATGAGCGGCTGCAGTCGTGCTGGACGGATCTAAAACTGCCAAAGTTTTTCGTGCGCGAAAAAACTGACCCAAAGCAAACGCTGGGAAAGTTGGGCTATGGCGGAGTGTTTGAAATAGACGATCTGCACGTATTTCACGACTCCGGTCGGACGCGGCTGAATGGGTTCATTCAGCACTGCTACCTAGCGGTGAGCGAGAGCGGCAGCGGCATCCCCGCACCACCGGACACACCCAGTGAGTTTGAGTTTCACGCCAACCGTCCGTTTATGTTTCTCATACGCCGTACAATGGACGGAAATGTGTTGCAAGTGGGCAACTTTTCCAAATACATCGATCCCGATGAACAGTTTTGA
- the LOC1269537 gene encoding heterochromatin-associated protein MENT encodes MKLAAAGFVATAALLLVLCITVAEGQGTTGTGTIGTNGGPDLSFGDADFSVQYFKQSFNASSNSVVSPLAVRLAFSALYQVTDSGTREAVQRAFYLPSAVSDARANAEQLVSDLEQSRFLNVSFALLQSEGQLSQELEDAARAIFRVKPRTVVFANRRAVVEDVNEWAVQVTGGRIRDYLAESDIDVNAELMLLNALHMRADWAQKFAMEQTVGQTFQFRNGPASVEMMSVALEVLYYAQPKFHAVQLPYSEESDLTMWILLPHRDGTFEELFELLSAELLDELETSVAPKMVDLWLPKFTIEDSHDARDVLKRMGHETLFDREGFAVFRDHKSMLGALKQSTFVQVDENGTEAAAVTSVGTKFRVRNTQFRVDRPFIFIIKKLSIDTILFVGHYSNHN; translated from the exons ATGAAGTTGGCGGCGGCCGGTTTTGTGGCTACGgcagcgctgctgctggtgctgtgtATCACCGTAGCAGAAGGACAAGGAACCACCGGCACTGGAACCATCGGGACGAACGGTGGTCCCGATCTGAGCTTTGGCGATGCCGACTTTTCCGTGCAGTACTTCAAGCAGTCGTTCAACGCTTCCAGCAACTCGGTCGTGTCGCCGCTGGCTGTCCGGCTGGCCTTCTCGGCCCTGTATCAGGTGACGGACAGTGGTACCCGTGAAGCCGTACAGCGTGCCTTCTATCTGCCCTCGGCCGTATCGGACGCCCGGGCGAATGCCGAGCAGTTGGTGAGCGATCTGGAGCAGAGCCGCTTCCTGAACGTCTCGTTCGCCCTGCTACAGTCCGAGGGACAGCTATCGCAGGAGCTGGAAGATGCGGCAAGGGccatttttcgcgtgaaacCTCGCACCGTGGTGTTTGCCAATCGAcgggcggtggtggaggaCGTCAACGAATGGGCGGTGCAGGTCACCGGGGGACGCATCCGCGACTATCTGGCCGAATCGGACATTGACGTGAACGCGGAGCTGATGCTGCTGAACGCGCTGCACATGCGGGCCGACTGGGCGCAGAAGTTTGCGATGGAGCAAACCGTCGGCCAAACGTTCCAGTTCCGCAACGGACCGGCATCGGTGGAGATGATGAGCGTCGCGCTGGAGGTGCTGTACTACGCCCAGCCCAAGTTCCACGCCGTCCAGCTGCCGTACAGTGAGGAGAGTGATCTTACCATGTGGATCCTGTTGCCCCACCGGGACGGTACGTTCGAGGAGCTGTTCGAGCTGCTGTCGGCCGAACTGCTGGACGAGCTGGAAACGTCGGTCGCGCCGAAGATGGTGGATCTGTGGCTACCGAAGTTCACCATCGAAGACAGCCATGATGCGCGGGACGTGCTAAAGCGCATGGGCCACGAAACGCTGTTCGATCGGGAAGGGTTTGCGGTCTTCCGGGACCACAAATCGATGCTGGGAGCGCTGAAGCAAAGCACCTTTGTGCAGGTGGACGAAAACGGAACCGAAGCGGCGGCCGTTACGT CCGTTGGGACGAAATTCCGTGTCCGCAATACACAGTTTCGGGTGGATCGGCCGTTCATATTCATCATCAAGAAGCTGTCGATCGACACGATCCTGTTCGTGGGACACTATTCTAACCACAACTAG
- the LOC3290413 gene encoding protein extra-macrochaetae, with product MKAITTMCAKNGGGASLPAIATGRVQRHRDGENDEIKLYLSKLRELVPFMPKNRKLSKLEVIQNVIDYICELQNALDSHPAVNSFDSLAVLQQHQQQQQQQQQQVGYMVESIDTVPAHPAAAASRQPLATILSSGSNVAASNINAIGEGLQQP from the exons ATGAAGGCCATCACGACCATGTGTGCGaagaatggtggtggtgcatcgCTGCCGGCGATTGCGACGGGTCGAGTGCAGCGCCACCGAGATGGTGAAAACGATGAAATCAAGCTGTATCTGTCGAAGCTGCGGGAGCTGGTTCCGTTCATGCCGAAAAACCGCAAACTGTCCAAGCTCGAGGTTATCCAAAACGTTATCGACTACATCTGCGAGCTGCAAAATGCACTCGATTCGCATCCCGCGGTCAACAGCTTCGACTCGTTGGCGGTGctccagcagcatcagcagcagcagcagcagcaacaacagcaagttGGATACATGGTGGAATCAATCGATACTGTACCGgcgcatccagcagcagcagcatccaggCAACCACTGGCGACCATCTTGAGCAGTGGGAGCAATGTTGCCGCCTCTAATATTAACGCTATTGGCGAGGGACTACAACAGCCTTG A